In a single window of the Natronorubrum halophilum genome:
- a CDS encoding DUF7344 domain-containing protein, with the protein MTTVSRSRRTDGQHSPREPDADGDRSVLDPDDIYHILQTRRRRDVLRYLHTADEPVRLRDLAEQIAAWEHEVTVENLTSSQRQRVYISLYQSHLPKLDNRGIVSYDKDRGTIESTPLASQFDPYLVGIESPTESDPWPHRYAGAVGCCGLFLTAIAGGIVSIPWTVAAVLVVLLFAAVTTVHAYSERMLSRP; encoded by the coding sequence ATGACCACCGTATCCCGCAGCCGACGCACCGACGGCCAGCACTCGCCTCGAGAGCCAGACGCGGACGGTGACCGGTCCGTACTGGACCCGGACGACATCTATCACATTCTTCAAACCCGCCGGCGGCGCGACGTGCTCCGGTATCTTCACACCGCCGACGAACCGGTTCGGTTGCGCGACCTCGCCGAACAGATCGCCGCCTGGGAACACGAGGTCACCGTCGAGAACCTGACCTCGAGCCAGCGCCAGCGCGTCTACATCTCGCTGTACCAGTCGCACCTCCCGAAACTCGACAACCGCGGGATCGTCAGCTACGACAAGGACCGGGGAACGATCGAGTCGACGCCGCTTGCGTCCCAGTTCGATCCGTACCTGGTGGGGATCGAGAGCCCGACCGAAAGCGACCCGTGGCCACACCGGTACGCGGGGGCCGTCGGCTGTTGTGGACTGTTCCTGACGGCCATTGCGGGTGGCATCGTTTCGATACCGTGGACCGTCGCGGCAGTGCTCGTCGTCCTCCTGTTTGCCGCCGTCACGACCGTTCACGCGTACTCGGAGCGGATGCTAAGCCGCCCGTGA
- a CDS encoding GNAT family N-acetyltransferase, which translates to MASSEPLEFGHDDRKRIYEHVERHGAADPDETQAQLGIDPSGFRHHVAILKRDGRLGEADGKLRVTIDAGAEEEYVSADLEFHIRPARQEDLSGVVGAIRQVAEEKTYIEAESVADEIDHEEALLRHNEIESRMFFVATVDDEVVGWVHLHAPELEKLSHTAELTVGVLEEYRGHGIGSHLLSRGLEWAGSNGYERVYQSVPSSNEDAIAFLDEHDWETEAVREDHYKLNGHYADEVMMAMTL; encoded by the coding sequence ATGGCATCAAGTGAGCCACTCGAGTTCGGTCACGACGACCGCAAACGGATCTACGAGCACGTCGAGCGCCACGGCGCGGCCGATCCGGACGAAACCCAGGCGCAACTGGGCATCGATCCCAGCGGTTTTCGACACCACGTCGCGATCCTCAAACGCGACGGACGGCTCGGGGAAGCGGACGGGAAACTTCGGGTCACGATCGACGCGGGAGCCGAAGAGGAGTACGTTTCGGCGGACCTCGAGTTCCACATCCGACCGGCCAGACAGGAGGACCTCTCGGGGGTCGTCGGCGCGATCCGACAGGTCGCCGAGGAGAAGACCTACATCGAGGCCGAAAGCGTCGCCGACGAGATCGATCACGAGGAGGCGTTGCTCCGACACAACGAGATCGAGTCTCGGATGTTCTTCGTCGCGACCGTCGACGACGAGGTCGTCGGCTGGGTGCACCTCCACGCGCCGGAGTTGGAGAAACTGTCCCACACCGCCGAACTCACCGTGGGCGTCCTCGAGGAGTACCGCGGCCACGGCATCGGCTCTCACCTCCTCTCGCGGGGGCTCGAGTGGGCCGGCTCTAACGGCTACGAGCGGGTCTATCAGAGCGTTCCCTCGAGCAACGAGGACGCCATCGCGTTCCTCGACGAACACGACTGGGAGACCGAAGCGGTCCGCGAGGACCACTACAAACTCAACGGCCATTACGCCGACGAGGTGATGATGGCGATGACACTGTAG